The Microplitis mediator isolate UGA2020A chromosome 8, iyMicMedi2.1, whole genome shotgun sequence genome has a window encoding:
- the LOC130673017 gene encoding neprilysin-2-like, producing MNTTSKRTQSNFIIWRVIFDSVPFLTEEINKKRIDFLSSANGNTKRQSRSDECLNAVSQYLPLAIGSLYVKKYFNEVAKNNVTEMVNAIINQFKKTLETVDWMDEVTRKHALKKADSMVTNIAYNEGLLDEKKLETIYENFELDINDSYLQTILNLASHMNKINRKKFRTHFNKSDWVLYLNPTAVNAFNLFHYNIIQFPAAILQGSFFNNDRPRYINYGAVGFLIGHEITHGFDTIGKNFYEDGNLLKWWEASTDDKFWDKALCFYEQYQNYVVKEVGMNVNGLKTITENTADNGGLKTTYLAYRNWAESQNVSEPRLPGLDHYTPKQLFWISASHTWCTAQRPEVLKIQIISDTHSPPEFRVIGAFSNIKEFSDDFQCPVGSPMNPRSKCSMW from the exons aTGAATACAACTTCGAAAAGAACTCaatcaaatttcattatatGGCGAGTTATTTTTGATTCAGTTCCATTTTTGAcagaagaaataaataaaaaacgtatAGACTTTTTATCATCAGCGAACGGTAACACTAAACGACAGTCTAGATCCGATGAATGTTTGAACGCAGTATCTCAGTATTTGCCACTTGCTATTGGTTCattatatgtcaaaaaatattttaatgaggTTGCCAAAAATAATGTCACCGAAATGGTCAATGCTATTATcaatcagtttaaaaaaactttagaaACT GTTGATTGGATGGACGAAGTAACTAGAAAGCACGCTTTGAAAAAAGCCGATTCTATGGTTACTAATATTGCGTACAACGAAGGACTTTTGGATGAGAAAAAACTTGAAACAatttacgaaaattttgaattagacATAAACGATTCATATTTACAAACTATATTGAATTTAGCATCGcacatgaataaaataaatcgtaaaaaatttagaacgcATTTCAATAAAAGTGACTGGGTGTTATATTTAAATCCAACTGCTGTTAATGCgttcaatttatttcattataatattatcc aatttccTGCTGCTATTCTTCaaggatcattttttaataacgacCGTCCGCGATATATAAATTATGGAGCTGTTGGTTTTCTAATAGGCCATGAAATCACTCATGGTTTTGATAccataggaaaaaatttttatgaagatggtaatttattaaaatggtGGGAAGCGTCTAcagatgataaattttggGACAAAGCTTTGTGCTTTTATGAGCAGTATCAAAACTACGTCGTAAAAGAAGTTGGAATGAAT GTAAACGGATTGAAAACAATCACTGAAAATACTGCTGATAATGGCGGGTTAAAGACGACTTATTTAGCTTACAGAAATTGGGCCGAGTCTCAGAACGTCTCCGAACCTCGACTTCCTGGGCTCGATCATTATACACCTAAGCAATTGTTTTGGATTAGCGCTTCACATACTTGGTGCACTGCACAACGTCctgaagttttgaaaattcagaTTATTTCCGACACTCATAGCCCTCCGGAATTTCGTGTAATCGGAGCATTTTCGAATATTAAAGAATTTTCAGATGATTTTCAATGTCCAGTAGGATCTCCAATGAATCCGAGAAGTAAATGCTCTATGTGGTGA
- the LOC130673019 gene encoding retinoid-inducible serine carboxypeptidase-like — protein sequence MSWIRFIFVSCFIFYDKVHEVTGKTGIGPGDQEWGYVNVRPGAHMFWWLHYVSPPHPNKLSNFDVYSKPLLVWLEGGPGGSGTGAGNFLEVGPVDLNLKRRNHTLVNYYNVLFIDNPVGTGFSYVENESAYARKNRQIADDLLECIKKFIEVFPEFKDVPTYIVGESYGPKMGVELASIWYKQQYDGSVTSNLKGLVLGSPLISPIDSALSWAPSLLYAGILDTTDFQRVESEVEKMEQAVKAEKWREAMDVWQATTNSIGKLSDNATIFNILTLGSSHEGVQNYTSCFPRPPVESSKNLSEFMNENVKQTLGLYSHWVKSNKVYENLYEDLLKPVVNIVEELLNETDLKISIYAGQLDALISLPSTIKWVEKLKWKHSSAWKNAPRSAFAVNNIVDGYVKAYGNLKMYWVSRAGHSVATQNPYALNAILQDITALKCEL from the exons atgtcatggATACGGTTTATTTTTGTCTCCTGCTTTATTTTTTacg aTAAAGTCCATGAAGTAACAGGCAAAACAGGTATCGGTCCAGGCGACCAAGAATGGGGGTATGTCAATGTTCGACCAGGTGCTCATATGTTTTGGTGGCTGCATTACGTAAGTCCGCCGCACCCGAACAAATTGAGTAATTTTGATGTCTACAGTAAGCCATTGTTGGTCTGGTTAGAAGGAGGTCCAGGTGGCTCTGGGACTGGTGCAGGAAACTTTCTTGAAGTAGGACCAGTTGATTTGAATCTTAAAAGACGTAATCACACATTAGTCAATTACTACAATGTCTTGTTTATTGACAATCCAGTTGGTACAGGCTTCAGTTACGTGGAAAATGAATCAGCTTACGCtagaaaaaatagacaaataGCTGATGATCTACTggaatgtataaaaaaatttattgaagtatTTCCAGAATTTAAAGATGTTCCGACTTATATCGTCGGAGAATCTTATGGCCCGAAAATGGGAGTAGAGTTGGCTTCCATTTGGTACAAA CAACAATATGATGGAAGTGTTaccagtaatttaaagggtcTTGTTTTGGGCTCTCCATTAATTTCGCCAATAGATTCGGCTCTTTCTTGGGCGCCATCTCTACTATATgcg ggTATTTTGGACACTACTGACTTTCAAAGAGTTGAATCAGAGGTTGAAAAAATGGAACAAGCGGTAAAAGCAGAAAAGTGGAGAGAAGCTATGGATGTTTGGCAGGCGACGACGAATAGTATTGGTAAACTTAGTGATAACGCTACTATCTTTAACATACTTACTTTAGGAAGTTCACACGAGGGAGTGCAAAATTATACGTCTTGTTTTCCAAGGCCGCCAGTGGAATCGTCAAAAAATCTGTCGGAGTTTATGAATGAAAATGTCAAACAAACTTTAGGCCTTTATTCACATTGGGTGAAGTCAAACAAAGTCTATGAAAATCTTTACGAAGATTTGCTGAAACCTGTTGTCAATATTG TTGAAGAATTGCTGAACGAAACGGATctgaaaatttctatttatgCTGGTCAACTAGATGCGCTAATTTCCTTACCTAGTACGATTAAGTGGGTGGAAAAATTGAAGTGGAAACACAGCAGTGCCTGGAAAAATGCTCCAAGATCTGCGTTTGCTGTTAATAATATTGTCGATGGATACGTGAAGGCATacggaaatttgaaaatgtacTGGGTCAGCAGGGCGGGACattcg GTGGCGACACAGAATCCCTATGCACTCAATGCAATACTTCAAGATATAACGGCTCTTAAATGCGAACTTTAA